The Terriglobales bacterium genome includes the window GCGCATCCGCACCACCGCCGACTTCCGCGAGGGCATCTCGTCGTTCCTGGAGAAGCGCAAGCCGCGCTGGAGCGGCAAGTGAACGCCGGCGGCGATCATCACGGGCGGGCCTACGAGTCGCGCCTGCGCGTGCGCTACGCCGAGACCGACCAGATGGGCGTGGTCTATCATTCCAATTTCTTCATCTGGTTCGAGATCGGCAGAGTGGAGATGTTCCGCGCGATGGGCTTCACCTACGAAAGCATGGAGCAGCAGGACGGCTGCCACCTGCCCGTGGCCGACGCCCGCTGCCGCTTCAAGGCCCCGGCGCGCTACGACGACGAGATCTTGCTGCGCACCCGGCTGAAGAACGTGCGCAGCTCCCTGCTGCACTTCGCCTATGACGTGCTGCGGGCGGCGGACGGCACGCTGCTGGCCGAGGGAGAAACCGTGCACATCGTCACCGACGCCAAGATGAACATCGTCCCCCTGCCCGCGAAGTACCGCGCGGCGCTGGAAGGAGCCATGACGCGGTGAGTTTTTACAGTTGTCATCCCGAGGAGCGCAGCGACGAGGGATCTGCATTTCTATGAAGACCATCGAAATCACCGGTCATGATCTGACCCTCGAGCAGGTGGCCGCCGTCGCCTATGGCGAGGCCAACGTCGCGCTCGCCCGCGACGCCCGCCGCGCCGTGGAGAAGGCCCGCGCCGTGGTGGACCAACTGGTGGCGGGCAACAAGGTCGCTTACGCCATCACCACCGGCGTGGGCAAGCTCTCCGACGTGCGCCTCAAGCCGGGAGAGATCCGCGAGGTGCAGGTCAACCTGATGCGCTCGCACGCCGCCGGCGTAGGCGAGCCCCTCTCCGAAGCCGAAGTGCGCGCCATGATGCTGCTGCGCGCCAACTCCCTGGCCAAGGGCTTCTCCG containing:
- a CDS encoding thioesterase family protein; this translates as MNAGGDHHGRAYESRLRVRYAETDQMGVVYHSNFFIWFEIGRVEMFRAMGFTYESMEQQDGCHLPVADARCRFKAPARYDDEILLRTRLKNVRSSLLHFAYDVLRAADGTLLAEGETVHIVTDAKMNIVPLPAKYRAALEGAMTR